The DNA window GATACGATGCGTAGCCGACTAACAAAAGGCCTCATGCTCCGCGGCCCGGGGGCATGTCTCAAATAGACGTTCAACGGGCATAGATCGAGTGATGCCTTTTGCGTCACCTACTCGGCGCTGCCGGGCTTGACATGCAGCGGGCGGCTGATATGTCGTACTTGACATGTCCATGCAGGTCGTGATAcaaagcacagcagctttTTGTAAACAAATGTCGATCGAGGACCATCCAGCCCCAAATATAGCACCCTAGTGTCAGCGTGTTACCTCATCCACCACATAGATCTGCAATTCCAATTCTCCGCTCATCAAATCACCTACACACTCGTTCGTTCAAGCTGAAGCCCAGAAAGCATTTCATCTAAACAACagcttctcccttttccttcgCCTCCATACAGAAAACAACAGCATCTTGACTCGCGTTCTTCCTCTGTATCGTCTCCGTCCCGAAAACGGCCGTCCCCCCCTGACTCCATTTTGTCTCCTCCTTCCGTTGCGATACCTTATATGGGGACATTTCGCCTGAATCAGGGCGCTCCAGCGCGCTCCACGCTAGGAATCCATCAGCCCCAAGTGCCGAATCGGAACAGGTGGTGCCCAGCATCGGCAGCAGAGTCGGTAGCATTCGCTAACAGCTCGGTGCATTGAGGTGCGACACTATTTCAGACTCGGGATTGTTCTCATCGGAATGGGAATTTGtcggaaagaaaagggggcgGGCTGCAGCCTCAAGTTGCATACATGAAGGGCCTTTTTGGGCTCTTACaggattcttcttttttttttttcgtgcTACTCTACGGCACCCACTGCCGAACTAAGTGTTACATGCACTAAAGCATTCCATGAACCCGTATATTTTTAGGTAGTGGCATCCATCGTTTTTAGTATTTCCAGATGCCacgctttcttcttctagcttCCGCGATGAGATCCACGAGCACGCTCGGAAATCCCCCGTTAGACTCTATCAACTTTCCTTGGATCATTCAATATGGCTGCCTCTGGTAGCAGAAACGGCTGGTCTGAAGTCATCAAGCGCCATGCCAGTTTTGTCTCCTACAATTTAATAGCCTTCTCCGTAGATTTCTAGGTATTCTCCTCTTCAGTTTAATGTTTTTAATCTCTTCCTCAGCAAACATACAATTTACGCTCTAGCACTTGTAGTAACTCAGAGAAGCAGAACTTTTTCATGTACTTTGTTTGAATGGCTGTGTTACAAGGATTCAATCTCTCTATTGCTTTACGCCATGGCTTCCCAAGGCTGCATCGAAAACTTCTCATCAACGACAATTCTACGCATAAACCCTCCAGTATGCAACTCCAATAGTCAGCCAGAATAAACcacaaaaatagaaaaagtTACTGTCACCTCAATTAATCATAAAGTCTTTCAGTTATAAAGCAGTTCGCAGCATGGAACTGGGGTGCCAGGTTAGCCCGCACATAAAAATCGGCCAATTACACAACAGAGAGGGGGCCAAGCCTctaagaagcagaaaaaaaaaactccaaaGCATTCTAGAACCACCAAGCATCGTCACCACTCGCCAACCCCATAAAAACATCAACctccctgcagcagcttgaccTTAGGACTGAATCGCTCATTTTCTTCACCAGTAGCCAATCTATATCTCTACTAGCCATTACCCCAGCTTTCAGGCTGCACCTTTGCGTCCTCTTCAGCTACATACAACTCCAACTCCGCTACATCTCAACTCAACGAACAAAAAAGTTCGACGGATATATAAATCTCACGGCATCTCACAGCATATAAATCTTCAATATCGTACTCATTCCAACCCCCCCCAAGGCAAATGCTTCGTCGCAGCACCATCCCCCTCCGCTCATCACTCCTCAGCATCAAGCCccgccatctcatctcgccattctcatcctcgtctcGCAAGATGAGCTCCGATCCTCAAGATaattcatcctcatcatcaaagacaGCGTCTCGCGAGGCCCTGCCAGCCCCGGGCTCTCACAGCGGCGAAGACGTAACAACCCTCGACGTCAGCGGCTCAGGCACAACCGTCAAGCTGGACGCCCTCGGCCCGCTCGTCGTCAACGTGGACGGCACCATGTCCCGCATCTCAAATTGGGATaagatggcagagattgAAAGGCAAAACACGCTTCGCATCATTGGTAAGCGAAACCAGCAACGCCTGGCTGCCCTGAGAGAGGCTCGTGGCATCAGCGAAGGGGGCAATCGCATAGGCGCTAGTGGCAATCACGACACCGATGGCAAACAATAGACAATTTAATGAACAAAATACGAAACGGAGAtttagagaaaaaaaaatttgaaCATTTCATATAACATAAATGAAGCGTCATTTCCCACATGGAGCccatttcttttgctttcggctctccatctccaaccaCTTTGGATATATGCCACATACAAATAAAGCCAAATAGATATCCGCCGCCCAGCTTCGTTTATTTCAGCCCCAGATTGAATCGGTTATCCCATGATTCGAATCTTCCCAAGACAGGACAAAGCTCCCTCGATCCAGTTAACAGTAACGCCAGTAACCAAAGCAACGCCCCCCCGCCTCCCCCCTTTCGAACAGCATGACATTAAGAGAGATCAAAACAAATATTATCAACATGAGCTCGCTCACTGCTCTCCTTTGATCTTCTCGCCGCTACTTGACTCAGCGGATGCGGCCTTGCTCTTGTCACTGGCGTGCTTGGTGAACTCTTTCCAAAGAGCAACAATGTCTTCATTGCCCTCGTTCTTCTCGACCAAGAGGTTCTTCAGCCACTTGTTCTCGGTTTCAAGCTGAGACACCTTGCTTTCGAGGTTGGAGACTTTGTCAGACATCTCCTTGGCGGACTTTTCCAGAGCCTGCTcacgctgcttcttcttgatgcgGAAACGGGCACTGGCAGCAGTGTTCCTCCTCCGCTTGTCCTCCTCGGCAGCCATTCTAGCAGCCTCCTCTTGGTTCAAAGACTCAGACTTGCGCTTCTCGCCAACCTGTGGGGGTGCCTGATGGAACCGCGCATGGTGAGGAGGAACCTGTACGTGGCCGTGGTTCGGCTGCAGGGGCGCAAAGCCCTGTTCAGAGAAGTTGTTCATGTGGGGCGCCGCATAtgtggtgttgttgttgttgaacTCTGGGAAGGTAAAGTCTGATATCAACATTGATGATTAGCACCAAGAGCGCCAAGTATGTTGACTATCACATCAATGGATCACAAGATGAAGCAGTAGAGGGCGGAACAAGACAAAACCAGCAACACGACGGGCATTAGGGAAAGGGGGATATATCTCCCGAGCCATCCATGGCCAGTAACGAGGCCTCGCTGATGCATGGTTGCATCTGAGGATGAGAATGTCAAATCACGAGTTATGGCGCCATAGCCCCGGGATTTGTCAGCGCATGTGAAATGCGGGATGCCCCACCCAGCGTGCGCACTCCAGCAGCACTTTTGATGCACTGCACCAGTCTAAGAGACAGCTCGTCCCAATGACAGAGGCGGAAATGGAAGTGATATGGGGGAAacagagcagcaaaaggaCCAGAGGATGCAAGGGCCCGATAGATGGGCCGGATGCCTGCGTGGTGATTGCGGAGATGATTGACAAGAGTGTGCCCGGCCACGCTTAGAGCGTGCGTGGGTTCTGctggaaagggaaaaagccAGGGTCTCGTTTTCTTCCCAGGAATGAGAAGTCGATAGGCGAGCAGGAAGATGGGTGTGAGGAATtgaaacggaaaaaaaatgtGCATGTGCATAAAAACGCAGAGGGAAATAGCAAGAGCAGTAAACTCACCGGACATGAAATCCAAGTTGGGCATTTCACCGATCACTGAGGGTGCAGCGCTTACATCCTCAGATGTGGTGCCACTGTGGGGAGCCTTGCCTTCAGGCTTGGCGGGCTGAGCTTGGAAGTCGGTGTTCTGGCCAGAGTCAAAGTCGAAGAACTGGGTGTTTGTGAAGATGTTCAGGTCCTCCTCGAAGTTTAAGCTGCTCTCTTCCA is part of the Trichoderma atroviride chromosome 1, complete sequence genome and encodes:
- a CDS encoding uncharacterized protein (EggNog:ENOG41), with translation MLRRSTIPLRSSLLSIKPRHLISPFSSSSRKMSSDPQDNSSSSSKTASREALPAPGSHSGEDVTTLDVSGSGTTVKLDALGPLVVNVDGTMSRISNWDKMAEIERQNTLRIIGKRNQQRLAALREARGISEGGNRIGASGNHDTDGKQ
- a CDS encoding uncharacterized protein (EggNog:ENOG41) gives rise to the protein MSNYSGRHGPNVSQYLRDLNTISPQADTLEESSLNFEEDLNIFTNTQFFDFDSGQNTDFQAQPAKPEGKAPHSGTTSEDVSAAPSVIGEMPNLDFMSDFTFPEFNNNNTTYAAPHMNNFSEQGFAPLQPNHGHVQVPPHHARFHQAPPQVGEKRKSESLNQEEAARMAAEEDKRRRNTAASARFRIKKKQREQALEKSAKEMSDKVSNLESKVSQLETENKWLKNLLVEKNEGNEDIVALWKEFTKHASDKSKAASAESSSGEKIKGEQ